From a single Phaenicophaeus curvirostris isolate KB17595 chromosome 8, BPBGC_Pcur_1.0, whole genome shotgun sequence genomic region:
- the MTF2 gene encoding metal-response element-binding transcription factor 2, with amino-acid sequence MRDSTVVGNSLVHKRSPVRRSHKTSASLTKLSLHDGQKAKKPLCKFEEGQDVLARWSDGLFYLGTIKKINKLKQNCFIIFEDSSKSWVLWKDIQTGATESGEMVCTICQEEYSEAPNEIVICDKCGQGYHQLCHTPNIDASVIDSDDKWLCRQCVFATTTKRGGALKKGPNAKALQVMKQTLPYNATDLEWDAGHKTNVQQCYCYCGGPGDWYLKMLQCCKCKQWFHEACVQCLQKPMLFGDRFYTFICSVCSSGPEYLKRLPLRWVDIAHLCLYNLSVIHKKKYFDSELELMAYINENWDRLHPGELADTPKSERYEHVLEALNDYKAMFMSGKEIKKKKHLFGLRIRVPPVPPNAALKAEKEPEGTSHEFKIKGRKSSKPIPDVRELSNGIERKGKKKSVGRPPGPYTRKMIHKTPESSALDNEPVPVMDSPALELPCTVGKSDGTAHSSNTSDVESTGAASMKETTSSSIPRHYSLSDSRKRTRTGRTWPAAIPHLRRRGRFPRKALQTQNSEIIKDDESKEDYQYDELNTEILNNLADQELQLNHLKNSITSYFGAAGRIACGEKYRVLARRVTLDGKVQYLVEWEGATAS; translated from the exons AGACTCTACGGTGGTGGGTAATTCACTGGTCCATAAGCGGTCTCCTGTACGTCGAAGCCATAAGACCTCAGCATCTCTGACCAAGCTGTCGTTACATGATGGACAGAAGGCCAAGAAGCCACTGTGTAAATTTGAAGAAGGTCAGGATGTCCTAGCTAGGTGGTCAGATGGCTTGTTTTATCTTGGAACTATCAAAAAG ataaacaaactgaaacagaaCTGCTTCATTATATTTGAAGATAGTTCCAAATCCTGGGTTCTCTGGAAGGACATACAAACAG GAGCCACTGAAAGTGGGGAAATGGTCTGTACAATATGTCAGGAAGAGTATTCAGAAGCACCGAACGAAATAGTTATATGTGATAAATGTGGGCAAG GTTATCATCAGCTGTGTCACACACCAAATATTGATGCCAGTGTGATTGATTCAGATGATAAATGGCTCTGTCGACAGTGTGTCTTTGCAACAACGACAAAG AGGGGTGGTGCGCTTAAGAAGGGACCAAATGCCAAAGCACTGCAAGTCATGAAACAAACGTTACCATATAATGCAACAGACCTTGAGTGGGATGCAGGACATAAAACCAATGTCCAGCAGTGTTACTGCTACTGTGGAGGACCTGGAGA CTGGTATCTAAAGATGTTGCAGTGCTGCAAATGTAAGCAGTGGTTTCATGAGGCTTGTGTGCAGTGCCTCCAAAAGCCCATGCTTTTTGGTGACAG GTTTTATACGTTCATTTGCTCGGTTTGCAGTTCTGGACCAGAATACCTCAAACGCTTACCCTTGAGATG GGTAGATATAGCACATCTATGCCTTTACAACCTAAGTGTTATTCAtaagaagaaatactttgatTCAGAGCTTGAACTCATGGCCTACATAAATGAAAACTGGGATAGATTGCATCCTGGTGAG CTGGCAGATACACCAAAATCTGAAAGATATGAGCATGTACTGGAGGCATTAAATGATTACAAGGCCAT GTTTAtgtctggaaaagaaataaagaaaaagaagcatttgtttGGCTTGAGAATTCGTGTTCCTCCTGTGCCACCCAATGCTGCTTTAAAGGCTGAGAAAGAACCAGAGGGAACTTCTCATGAGTTCAAAATTAAAGGCAGAAAATCATCTAAACCAATCCCTGATGTGAG ggAATTAAGTAATGGTAtagaaagaaaggggaaaaaaaaatcagtaggtCGTCCACCTGGTCCCTATACAAGAAAAATGATTCACAAAACTCCAGAGTCGTCTGCTCTG gataACGAACCCGTTCCAGTGATGGACTCTCCAGCCTTGGAATTACCCTGCACTGTTGG GAAATCTGATGGAACTGCACATTCATCCAATACCTCAGATGTGGAATCCACAGGTGCTGCCAGTATGAAAGAAACTACCTCATCTAGCATTCCCAGACATTATAG TTTATCTGACTCGAGAAAAAGGACTCGTACAGGAAGGACCTGGCCTGCTGCAATACCACATTTGAGGAGAAGAGGTCGCTTTCCACGAAAAGCACTCCAGACTCAAAATTCAGAGATTATAAAAGATGATGAGAGCAAGGAAGATTACCAGTATGATGAACTCAATACAGAGATTCTGAACAACTTGGCAGACCAGGAATTGCAGCTCAATCATCTGAAGAACTCCATCACTAGTTATTTCGGTGCAGCAGGTAGAATAGCTTGTGGGGAAAAGTACCGTGTGTTGGCTCGTCGGGTGACCCTTGATGGAAAAGTGCAGTACCTTGTGGAGTGGGAAGGAGCCACTGCATCCTGA